The Sminthopsis crassicaudata isolate SCR6 chromosome 5, ASM4859323v1, whole genome shotgun sequence genome contains the following window.
gtattttccttttttctctttcatataaaCTAGGATGAAAAGACTTTCTTGACTTTCTCCTGGGACACACAAACTCCATGAATGACTTTTAGTTTCAAAGATGCTGTGAATGTTTCAGCCAGTGGTATTGAGAATGTAAATAAATCTAACAATTTTTATCCATAGTTATTTAGTCCTCTTTTATAAATAGGTTCTGGCTTTAGCCCATCCTTTGTTGAGGTTAGAACTAGGTTGATAGGTTTTATGCTGAGACCACCAATTTGCTACTCATTTCCTATAATTTCAATCAGAAGAATGCCTTATCATTCATTGTGTACGTAGAATGGGTGGCCTGTGGGGGGCCCACAAACATTGTGTGGCTCTACAAACACTAAAGTAATGCCTGTGGCTTTTGGAAACCATTTAGGGGGAAAGTCTCAGGACTACATTTGCCAGAAAGCTACACATGAGAATAGGTAGCAATGTCTGACACAGCTTTCTGGGAAACATAGTCTTATGACTCTTCTGTTAAGGAGAGAGACTTTCTCACTCTCCAAGGATTGTGGGATTCAAGTCCTTGAGTTGAATAATATGCACCAAATCCATTAACTATTAAGAAGGGAAGTGACATCCAAATAGTTATGTTAGATAACAATATTGTTTCATGACAGGAAGggtcaaatattaaatattcctcTTCAGAGGAAGAGAGGtacatatttgaaataaaataattgaggATTCTGCATGCAcaagattaattttattaaagttaaCAAAAACACAATATGAaaataggaaaattgaaaaaaattttattgaaaagtgatgctgaaaaacagaattgtttTGCATGTTTACAAAGTTATAATTGAcaattactgaacaacaaacaaaataacttttatgTCATTCTGTAAAGAATTGATTTAAAGTCTGCTTTCCACAAAGTGGGTGGACATCCATTGACTGAGGAATCACTGAAAAAACTACAATGTAGGAATATAATGGCATATTATCATCCATATAAAAGAACagatgagaaattcagagaaacactggaagatttatacaaatgactacaaagtgaaataagcagaaccaagggTAAAGGATCCACAATTTCTACAAtgatataaatgaagaaaaaatctataaaatgaagttgaacCCTGAATAATTGAAACCTGAAGAAGGACCTATAGAACATATGTTGAAACCTACCTTTTCCTTTGTAACATATAGGTGAAAGATTACTGAGACAGAATATTGTATACCCTTCCAGGTGTAGTAACTACCAACTGATTTGcttacttgttttattttgttccaaGGGGGTAATGCTCTGGAATAGAGAgacaatttaaaggaaaattacacaaaaaaataaaagatatcaaaataaattttcttaaatattgcTTTCCAGGCTTAGGTTTTGATTAGTGGATCAGCACATTTCTTGTGTGAAAGTTCCATTTTCTGCTTAAGTGTTTGACCTTATCCCAGAGCTAAGATTTTTTGGCCTGGAGTGTGGAATTTTGGTCTGGACAGCCAAATGCCCAAGAAAGTTGTGGTCTCTACCATGTTTCTTTGGGGGAAAGGTTTATGTAAACCTGCCCTAAAATGCAGCAGAGAGCTCCTGCACTCCTGTGGATGGAGAAATTGAGCTGACTCGTTCCAGCTTCTCACTAGGCAGGAAGGGGATATAGTTGCACAGATGGACCACGATGTGTCTGTGGAAGAAGTGACAGAGGTATTTCCGAAATCGTTCCCCAACAAAGGCATAAATCACGGGGTTGACACAACAATGGGTATAGGCAATCACTTCAGTTACTTGCATTGCCACATCCAGTTGTTTGCTTCTCTCGCAGTCCCCCCTGAAAAAAGATGCTTGAAAAGCAGAGAGAAGAAGGGTGAGATTATAAGGggtccaaaaaagaaagaagacaatcaTGATGACAAAGATGAGCCTGACTGCCTTATACTTCTTGTCATTCCGACATCTGAGCAGTTTTTTAATGATTCCCGTGTAGCAGATGATCATGATGGCCAATGGAATAGCAAGTCCCAAGATGTTCATTCTCAGAGCGTGGAAACGCTTCCATTTGTCTTCGTTGTTCTCAGGATAATGAGGGCTGCATATCTGCTTGTCCATGTCCTTTTGGGACTCATAAAAGATAAACTCAGGAAAAGCTGCCAGTGCTGACAAGCCCCACGTGATAATGCTAGTGAAAATGCCAAATGTGACTGTCCTGGCTTTCAGGGCAAACACGGCATAGACCACAGCTAGGTACCTGTCAATGGTCAGCAGGACAATAAAGAAAATTTCACTGTATAAGCCCATATAATAAAAACCAGAGAGGAGCTTACACATAGTATGCCCAAAAACCCAGTCATTTTGCCTGGCATAGTGAATCCAGAAGGGAAGTGTGAGCAGGAAAAGCAGGTCTGAAATGGACAAGTTGAAGAGGTAGATGTTGGTCATACTCTTAAATCTCTTGTACTTAATAAGAATCAACACCACCATGACATTACCCAGCAGGCCCACAATGAACACAAAGGAGTACAGAGGAGGCAGGAACTTGGCTCCTAGATTCTTAATGTTCATCTTTTCGCATGGAAACCCATAGTCATAGTCAAATGTGGTTGTTTCCTCCCTGGGATCCATGAAAGTTGTTTCCATGTTGCTATGTCctgggagagagatagagacagaggaagacagaaaagcagagacacagagagataaaagagataaagagggaggagggaaggagagaatcaggaagagaaaggagagagagagagagatagagagagagagagagagagagagagagagagagagagagagagagagagagagagagagagagagatttttctttgtttaaacgTGTAGTTGGATATAGAATGGTGTCAGAATTCCACTTTCCAATAGAAACATCATGGGCAAACAGGCTTTATGCttcttaaaagtaaaaattcCTACAGATCCCAAAGGAAGCTCAGAGGGGAGCTTCCCCTCTGTGAGGGGAGCAAGGGAACGGAAAGTCAGAGCTGGAACTAGAATTATTGAAATTCAGTACTTCTGCACAGACTACAAAGGAAAGAAGCTGAGAATTTGGGGAAGTAAGAAGATATAAGGATAAAAGTGGGCCTGGGCAGGGGGAAGAAGCAGAAAGGAGGGTGAATACTCAAACATCAATCAGAACATACTGGTGATCTCATAATTGGGGGAAGCCTGCAAAGAGTTAGTAGCTTTAGGTTTGATTCCAAGAAAAACTTCCAAGCAATGAGAGCTATACCAAAGTCTCATGAACTGCTTTGGACTGTGGTGGATTCTCAGTTATTCTCATAATGCCATGCTACCACATCTCTGTGAGATATCACAAGGATTACTAGATCCCTTATTCTTAAGGTAGAAATTGAGAACTATACAAATTGCCTAAGATCATCAGCAAGTTAATAGCAAAATCTGTCTTCTAACTTTAGGTCCAGACGTtgacattaaatatttataaaaatgggcAAGGACATTAGAACTGATTTCCAAATAAATGAACAGAATACTGTAACTAGTAACTAAACTATTGTTTTAACAACAATTATCCTTCCTTTCTAGAAATATTGAACTGGAAAACAGTCTAAATTTTTATATTGGAGAAGTGAAAtggtttttttaatcaaattttgtACAGTGATGTGGCAGTTAGGGGAGATACTAAGTCCTTCTAGGAGGGCAATAGCAGGAAAGTTATGCAACCAATGACTTAGGCTGATGATGAAGCTGATATGAAAGATGAATAAAGATAGTATAACCGGTAGTCTTTCAACTTTTCTCCCCAATGACCATTCCTCTCATCATTGGTAAACTTCTGGGAAAAGTTTTTTGCATCTAATACCTCTTCTTCACTTACCTCTTGACCTCTTGCATTCTTAGTTCCATCCCCTGTCACTTTACTAAAATGACCatttcaaagatcaccactgCTCAAATCCAATGGCCATTTTCAGTCCTCATCCTTTGTGAATTCTCTGTAACATTTGGATCTGATTGACCCCTCTGTCATACTGAATAttctattcttttgattttggagATAGCACATTCTCCTACTTTTCTTCCTTGTCTAATTAATCCTTCCATCTCTTGTTTTAGAGCTTCTCATTTGCTTAGCCCCTTAGGATGAGCCTTCTTTTTAACTTGCTAAACGGAGTTTAATATTTTACCCCATATAAACTATCATATTTGTTCAAGTTGTAATATGCTTTTAGAACAAAAATTTTCAGATTTTGTCAggagtttatttttcatttttctaatcttcCACTTCAGATACACTCCAGCATGGCCCCATCTTAAATCTCACATTTTCAGAgtttcaatttcctaatctgtaaaatgagggaactggatGTCATGATCCCTAAGGTTACTTCTAACTCACCATCACAGCTAATATCTAGGATATTTCAAAGGATCCtgaatttaaaaagtcattttcttaaatataattatacatccttccccctttctcaatGCTGTTTGTCAATCCTTCCCTATTCTTATCAGCACCAGTGTCATTCTCCACAGTCATTATTACAAacccttttcccccttccaaaATCCCCCAACTACATTCCATTTCTCACATTCTCAGCTGATCATTTAGATATATTTTACTGGAAAGAAAGTTCCTCTTTTCAGTTCAAAACTTCTCAACTAGATCATAAATTTATAGAAAGGGATCTTAAGGTTGTCCCATCTTTTGtacttcttcagtcatttcagttatgtctgactctttgtgatcccattgggggttttcttgacagagatactggagtgatttgccacttccccagttcattttacagatgaagaaactgaggcaaatagagttaaatgacttgcccaaagtcaatgtctgagctaataagtgtctgaggttggattggaattcatgaagatgagtcttcctgacatcagGTCCAGAGCTCTATACACtgtggtgccacctagctgccccatctttcttcctcttttttacaGAAGAACAAAGTCAGACcccaaagtaaaatgatttgtctaaatAAAACAGGTGCCATATGGCTGAGCTGGGATTTCCACCCAGATCCTCTTACTCCAAACTCAGTTCTGTTCTTCCCTTCTTGTTTGGTGCTACAACATTCTGTTGTTTCTCATACTTCAAGCCTTGGAGACTTGACACTAAAAATACACCATATCATCCAGAAGTGATAGTTCCAGTTTACAAACATAATATAATATCCTGGAGTACAGTGACTCTAGATTCAgtagacctggtttcaaatcctatctctcaTGATTACTATAAATGAGACCTAGGACAAATCAGTTCGGCTACTTGGGCCTCTCTTTAGTCATTTATTAAGTCAGAATTTACTACATGACTTCAaggattccttccaattctagatgTAGGATCCTACAATCCTCTCATTCTGGCTACATAAGAATTGTCCTTTTTTCACCAAGGTTAAGCCCTTTATTTGTGCCCATAATCTCATTCCAGTTTACCATTTCCAGGATCTTGCCTCCATCATTCATCCCCTTCACTCTGATGTATCTGCAATTTCTATCTCCATAATTGGTTCTTTTATATTTACCCACAAAGATATATAGATCTACTCAGTCATCAAAAACTCCCAAAACCTTTTCCTGGAGCCTCTTATTTCTAATCCTCATGctgtcccttccctttcctttgcttCTCGGAAAAGTTATATACACACAATTCCTTCACTTCCTCAGCACTTCTTTTGTCAGTCTCTTGTAAtctagttttcttctttattctgctcaactgaaatttctctttctgaagtcatcaattatttcctatttgccaAATTAGTGGCTTTTTTCCATTGCACATCCTTATCAACCTCTCTGAAGTATTTGACACCATCCACTCCACGCACTCTTGGCTTCAGAAATCGTACTCTCCTCATTCTCCCTCTACTTTTCTAACTGCtattcctctgtctctttgtgtctttttACCCATGGAAGATGGTCATTTCCCAAGGTTCTGTCCTTtgcattctcattttctttctctatattcacTTCTTTGTCAATATTACACATTTTCATGATTTCAACAATTGCTTTCAGTTGAAAGACAACTTTCATCTGGGTATCCTCCTGTTTTGTCAGTCATCGCACAAAATTTAtaactattttcataatttctgagTCATGAAATGTAAGAActcaaagggatcttagagaccatcATATCTTATtctcatacatatataaatgacattttgggagtttaaataacttgcctaaagcCTCTTAGCCGGAAAGTGTTAGAGTCAGGAATTTAAAGCAAGgaattctgactccaagttcagtgtcCTTTCAATTAGTGCAAAGTTACTTCCCTTCATTATTGCATGGTGTGGATGATTCTAATCAAAAGCAAAGAAGGGATATGGAACTTTTTTAAGCTAACAAAGCTAAACTTCAATACTTCTAGGATCCACAATTTTGTTGGTGTATGTCCTTCCTCCACTGACATGAATTGCAACTCGATAGGCAATTTTTGAGAGTTTTTGTGGCAAACCCTGACTTCTGCTATTAATACATTTTGCCTTTTTCATTCACAGTGACCTAAAAACTTAGAGATTTCCTAGAACTAAAGGAATTGGTATCCAACATCTTCTTAGATGTtgacagagagaaaaatggggaaaaattcaCTGGATGAGATCTTATAAATGCAGTCTCTATTGCCTATACCAGAAGTAGAAGAGTATTTGAGATGAGAAGAAATTTGAATTGGGATGTTTAAAACTATGGCCCAAGACACTCTCCTAAAAACAAGTGTTTCCTTCCTGGTTAGTTACTAAAAATGTGGCATGAGGCCTCTCTAAAAATCAAGCTAACtacaaatgaaatacaaaaaccAATGGGGAGATTACACCCTTCAGAACTTGAAACCACAAGTTGAAGTTTGATCTGATAAACCTGCAGAGGAAGCCAcactctaaaattaaaagaaaagatatcagAGGTATGAGTAGCCATTTGTCTTGACTTTTCCTTACAATCTTAAGAGAGGAATACAAGAGATTCATTTGGGCTTCAGAAGAAAATAGACCTTTGACATCTTTCCAGAGGCTCTACTCCAATTGGGCTTCTGGTCTAGAGCTGGGGACTTGGCAGCTTTTCTGTAGTGATGATCCCTGAAGAGTGATTTCAAGCATCCAACAGTGAACTGGGTCAAAAATACAGTAGCTTCAGAGAGTATACCACGTGATTTGATATAAGATCACCTATTCCCTGCCTTCAGAAGCCATTTAAAAGCTTCTTAGCATTTCAAATGAGGATGACATTTGATACAGATTTACCATAACCCTTGAATTTGTTTTTGGATTTGAAACCCAACTCTTGggcttattacttgtgtgaccttgggcaaataactttaCTGCCCCCGTTTCTCAGTGTCTCCagctattaaattataaattagagtGTTGAACTTGGTGGTCTTTGAGTTCCCTTCTAATTCTTAATCTATATCCTTTTGAAATTAGGTGATCTGAaacagggctttttaaactttttccactcacaactcttttttacctgagaaatttttatgtgatccaaggtatataaaatatgtatgcaaatcaatcatttactgataataaagcataatttcatgaccctctCATTCAGTTGCAACCCATACTTTAAGAAGGTGGGGTAGAATAAGCCTGAATATGGATCTATATAAAGTGCTTGCATATAGTTGGGAAAAGGGGTAGAGAATGGTTTCTGTCACTGCTGAATATACCTTCGGAAggatgttttgttgttgttgagttgtgtgTAACTATTTGTAACcctattttggattttcttgacagagatattaTAATGGTTTTCTACTTACTTgtacagttcattttacagatgaggaaattgaggcagacaatgttaagtgacttgcccagggtcctaaagcttgtaagtgtctgaggatggatttgaactcagatcttctgaacTTGGGACCAGGGTCTCCATCCACtgaaccaactagctgcccttctACATATTGTCATTTTGCTCTGATGTAGTCAGTAGGTTTACAAGAGTTCAAACTGCCCTATTTCTTGAAGTATTAGAATACATTTCCTTGTTATGTTTTCTTACCGAAGTATGTAATCAATTAGCAAagacttcattttatatatggctAGGCTGAAGCTTGCACAAATCTTTGAAGTTTACAAAAGACCTTGAACCTCACTTGCTTGAACATTCTTATCTTTTAGGACAGGGTGGGGGTTTGTTGAGTTTTTTTgataagtagtattttattttttccaattacaagtacaaatagttttcaacattgatttctataagattttgagtttcatatttttactcccttccatttccatttctcaagactgtaagcaatctgatattggttGTATATGTGCAATcacataaacatatttccacattagtcatgttgtgaaagaagaaactgaacaaaagagaaaagctacacacacacaaaaatgaaaaaagtgaaaataatctaCTTTGAGCTGCACtgagactccatagttctttctctggatatggatggccttttccatcatgagtcttttggaattgtcttggatcattgtattgctgagaagagctcagCAAACATAGTTGGTCATTGCAGAATGCTGCTTTTAAGAATGGGGTTCCTTTTGTGTTATGGACTCTTCTGAGAGTCTGGCAAATCCTAAAAAACACCTCAGAACactgttttaaatgcataaatagaacatataagattataaaacaaattaatcatattgaaatagttatcaatttaaaaaaaatgagttcatggattccaggttaagaaccccttttgtggaggtagaaatgacaagccCTGGCTACTGTTTGGCTTTTGGTATTGAGTGAGAGTTAAGAGCAAAGAATTACATTAAAGTTGTGAATCTCTAAAAGAATGATGATACTTTCACAAGATAATGGGAAActtgaggcagctagttggtacaagCAGATAGAGCCCTGAAATCAaaagaacccgagttcaaatccagcatcagacacttCCAGCTGTGTAACCTGGGTAAATCTAATTTACTccaattgctttaaaaatatgtatgGAACTTTAAAGGAGGGAGTAATTTAATAAGTTCCATTTTGAGCTTGAAATGGCTGCACATCATTAAAATGGAGATATCTGGCCGATAATTGGAGATATAGAATGGAACTGAAGAGAACTACAAGGGTTGAGCAATCCTGTGCAGAATAATGATAATTAAACCTACAGGAGCTAATGATATTACTAAGTAAGAGTATAGGAAAGGAACAGAAGAGGACCTAAGTCATAGTCTTGATAGACACCTATGCTTAGGGGAAGGACATGGTTGATGATTCCATACAGGAGATAAAGAAGGAACAGTCAAATAGTTCAACTCATCATCAGTTTGAATTTGATCTCAGACCAAATTGTCTACTTGTCTACTTGTCAATTAACCCATTTGTCTCTTTTACTCTTCAGTGTCTAAAGATTGGGATTCTCTTGAATTTCTTTAGagccttttttttaaagtttaggtccttttcccttttatttaaaaagaacatttcattCTCCCCAATAACCTGGAGAATGGAGACATGGTCCATGAGCCCTTTTGTGCACAGTTAGCACAGATAGCAGTCACCTGGTTCTAGCCAATGCCAAATGTCG
Protein-coding sequences here:
- the LOC141543127 gene encoding C-C chemokine receptor type 3-like; the protein is METTFMDPREETTTFDYDYGFPCEKMNIKNLGAKFLPPLYSFVFIVGLLGNVMVVLILIKYKRFKSMTNIYLFNLSISDLLFLLTLPFWIHYARQNDWVFGHTMCKLLSGFYYMGLYSEIFFIVLLTIDRYLAVVYAVFALKARTVTFGIFTSIITWGLSALAAFPEFIFYESQKDMDKQICSPHYPENNEDKWKRFHALRMNILGLAIPLAIMIICYTGIIKKLLRCRNDKKYKAVRLIFVIMIVFFLFWTPYNLTLLLSAFQASFFRGDCERSKQLDVAMQVTEVIAYTHCCVNPVIYAFVGERFRKYLCHFFHRHIVVHLCNYIPFLPSEKLERVSSISPSTGVQELSAAF